One Mauremys reevesii isolate NIE-2019 linkage group 5, ASM1616193v1, whole genome shotgun sequence genomic window carries:
- the ANXA5 gene encoding annexin A5, with protein sequence MAKLSRGTVKDFPGFDARTDAETLRKAMKGLGTDEEAVLKILTSRSNAQRQQIAAAFKTLFGRDLVDDLKSELTGKFETLMVALMRPAQLFDAHELKHALKGAGTNEKVLTEILASRTTAELQNIKQVYLEEYESNLEDHITGDTTGYYQRMLVVLVQANRDPDGRIDEGLVEQDAQVLFKAGELKWGTDEEKFITILGTRSVCHLRKVFDRYMTISGFQIEETIDSETSGDLEKLLLAIVKCVRSVPAYFAESLFYAMKGAGTDDDTLIRIMVSRSEIDLLDIRREFRKNFAKSLHHMIQKDASGDFRKALLLLCGGDDE encoded by the exons ATGGCAAAG CTCTCAAGAGGGACCGTGAAGGACTTCCCTGGTTTTGATGCCAGAACTGATGCTGAGACTCTCCGTAAGGCAATGAAAGGATTGG GTACCGATGAAGAGGCTGTCCTGAAGATCCTTACTAGCAGAAGCAATGCTCAACGCCAACAAATTGCAGCtgcttttaaaaccttatttGGCAGG GATCTTGTAGATGACCTGAAATCAGAACTGACTGGCAAATTTGAAACCCTGATGGTGGCTTTGATGAGACCAGCACAACTCTTTGATGCCCATGAACTGAAGCATGCCCTTAAG GGAGCAGGGACCAACGAGAAAGTGCTGACTGAAATTCTTGCCTCCAGAACAACTGCAGAGCTGCAgaatataaaacaagtttatcTGGAAG AATATGAATCCAACTTAGAAGATCATATCACAGGAGACACAACAGGTTACTATCAGAGGATGCTAGTAGTCCTTGTTCAG GCTAATAGAGACCCTGATGGAAGAATTGATGAGGGTCTGGTTGAGCAAGATGCTCAG GTCTTGTTTAAGGCTGGAGAGCTGAAATGGGGAACAGATGAAGAAAAGTTCATCACCATCTTGGGAACTCGAAGTGTCTGTCACCTAAGGAAGG TGTTCGACAGATACATGACTATCTCTGGTTTTCAAATTGAAGAAACCATTGACAGTGAAACCTCTGGGGATCTGGAGAAGCTGCTTCTGGCAattg TGAAATGTGTCCGAAGCGTACCTGCTTATTTTGCTGAATCTCTCTTTTATGCCATGAAG GGAGCTGGCACTGATGATGATACTTTGATCAGAATCATGGTTTCGAGGAGCGAAATTGATCTGCTGGACATTAGACGTGAATTCAGAAAGAATTTTGCGAAATCGTTACATCATATGATTCAG AAAGATGCATCTGGGGACTTCAGGAAAGCGCTCTTGCTTCTCTGCGGTGGAGATGATGAGTAA